The following proteins come from a genomic window of Limnohabitans sp. 103DPR2:
- a CDS encoding Bug family tripartite tricarboxylate transporter substrate binding protein, with the protein MKKLLTGLMTALCVTGAMAWPDKTVSLVVPFPPGGSTDLIARTLAPKLQEKLGGNFIIDNKAGATGTIGAGFVTRAAPDGHTLFVSSLGPFVIAPHLLAKVPYDALKDFDYITIAVQAPNVLVVPASSPHKSMADVIAFHKANPNKFTLASSGNGSSDHLTAELFWQQTGTTGIHVPYKGGGPVMTDLLGAQVDGSFMNINTAMPQILAGKLRALSITSAKRSPLLPAVPSLEELGIKEANVYSWQAIAAPKGIPADVKAKLYAAIVAGLNDPAVKPKLLELGFEIVANTPEQFTAYQASEFARWAKLIQSRNIKAD; encoded by the coding sequence ATGAAAAAATTATTGACAGGGTTGATGACTGCTTTGTGTGTCACAGGCGCGATGGCCTGGCCCGATAAAACAGTTTCTTTGGTGGTACCTTTCCCGCCTGGTGGGTCCACCGACTTGATAGCGCGGACCTTGGCGCCGAAGCTGCAAGAAAAGCTAGGCGGTAACTTCATCATCGACAACAAAGCGGGTGCAACGGGCACCATTGGCGCAGGTTTTGTCACACGGGCGGCACCCGATGGTCACACTTTGTTTGTGTCATCTTTAGGACCTTTTGTCATTGCGCCGCATTTGCTAGCCAAGGTGCCTTATGACGCGCTGAAAGATTTTGACTACATCACCATTGCGGTTCAGGCGCCCAATGTCTTGGTGGTACCGGCCAGTTCTCCGCACAAATCGATGGCCGATGTGATTGCCTTTCACAAGGCCAATCCTAACAAGTTCACCTTGGCCTCTTCGGGCAATGGCAGTAGCGATCACCTCACGGCAGAGTTGTTTTGGCAGCAAACAGGCACCACGGGCATTCATGTGCCCTACAAAGGCGGTGGCCCCGTCATGACCGATTTGTTGGGGGCGCAAGTGGATGGCTCTTTTATGAACATCAATACTGCTATGCCGCAAATATTGGCTGGCAAACTGCGCGCACTGTCTATTACCAGTGCCAAACGTTCACCTTTGTTGCCAGCAGTGCCTTCTTTGGAAGAGTTGGGCATTAAAGAGGCCAATGTGTATTCATGGCAGGCCATTGCGGCACCCAAAGGCATTCCAGCCGATGTCAAAGCCAAGTTGTACGCAGCCATTGTGGCGGGATTAAATGATCCTGCTGTGAAACCTAAATTGTTAGAGTTGGGATTTGAGATTGTGGCAAACACGCCTGAGCAGTTCACCGCGTATCAGGCCTCTGAATTTGCGCGTTGGGCCAAGTTGATTCAATCACGCAATATCAAAGCGGATTGA
- a CDS encoding MBL fold metallo-hydrolase, with amino-acid sequence MRMKKTAITLMALGLLVAGLYLARAPISLAIAKRVAAQRLGSDPMRDLPDGLHVAVCGAGSPMPDDKRGGPCTLVMAGKQMFVFDSGNTSARNINKMGFNAGLIDGIFITHFHSDHIDGLGELLLQRWVSKPNSEPVPVYGPEGIDTVVNGFLQAYSLDRGYRVAHHGDAVLPNKGFGAIPKSFGLQDDKATVVFENADTRITAFSVSHAPIHPAVGYQIRYKDRVMVISGDTTPSAHVQREAQGVDLLVHEAMSTELMTFLQEGAHEAKRDKLEQLMKDIVNYHTTPQEAATIASKANVNFLLLNHVAPPLPLPGLVDVFLKGTAEIFKGKIQVAKDGDMLSLPAGQKVIQTSNRF; translated from the coding sequence ATGCGAATGAAAAAAACCGCCATCACTTTGATGGCGCTTGGACTGTTGGTGGCGGGCTTGTACTTGGCACGTGCACCCATCAGCTTGGCCATTGCCAAACGCGTGGCCGCCCAGCGTTTAGGCAGTGATCCCATGCGCGACTTGCCCGATGGCTTGCATGTGGCCGTTTGTGGCGCTGGCTCACCGATGCCCGATGACAAGCGTGGCGGGCCTTGCACACTGGTCATGGCAGGCAAACAAATGTTCGTGTTTGACAGTGGCAACACAAGCGCTCGCAACATCAACAAGATGGGCTTCAATGCGGGCTTGATTGATGGCATTTTCATCACGCATTTTCATTCAGACCACATCGATGGCTTGGGTGAATTGCTGTTGCAGCGTTGGGTGTCCAAGCCCAATTCTGAACCTGTACCTGTCTATGGTCCCGAAGGCATTGACACAGTGGTGAATGGTTTCTTGCAAGCCTATAGCCTAGACCGAGGCTATCGCGTGGCTCATCACGGCGATGCCGTTTTGCCCAACAAAGGCTTTGGCGCGATCCCCAAGTCGTTTGGATTGCAAGACGACAAAGCCACCGTGGTGTTTGAAAACGCAGACACCCGCATCACCGCTTTCAGTGTGTCCCATGCACCGATTCATCCTGCAGTGGGATATCAAATTCGTTACAAAGATCGCGTCATGGTCATCAGTGGTGACACCACGCCTTCAGCACATGTGCAACGCGAAGCACAAGGCGTTGACTTGTTGGTCCATGAAGCCATGTCGACCGAATTGATGACCTTCTTGCAAGAAGGTGCACACGAAGCCAAGCGTGACAAGTTAGAGCAACTCATGAAAGACATCGTGAACTACCACACCACACCGCAGGAAGCCGCCACCATTGCCAGCAAGGCCAATGTGAACTTCTTGTTGCTGAACCACGTCGCACCGCCACTGCCTTTGCCCGGCTTGGTGGACGTGTTCTTGAAGGGCACTGCCGAAATCTTCAAGGGCAAAATTCAGGTAGCCAAAGATGGCGACATGTTGAGCTTGCCTGCAGGCCAAAAAGTGATTCAAACCAGCAACCGGTTTTAA
- the garD gene encoding galactarate dehydratase, with product MHPADNVAIVVTAGGLKAGDQVQKGLSTDALVLLNAIPQGHKVALVDIAAGQAVLRYNVNVGIAKVDIPAGSWVHERLLDMPAARDFQNLPMASAPQPSLEPLTGYTFEGFRNADGSVGTRNILAVTTTVQCVAGVVSLAVQKIKEELLPLYPNVEDVVGIEHTYGCGVAIDAPDAVIPIRTLRNISLNPNFGNEVFVISLGCEKLPPQRLLPPGSFPLVDERTKSDGPDTICLQDDQHVGFMSMLQHITEGAKPHLERLNARRRETVPASELVVGVQCGGSDAFSGVTANPIVGFAADLLVRAGATIMFSENTEVRDAVEQLTSRAKTTEVAQSIVRELDWYDRYLERGQADRSANTTPGNKAGGLSNIVEKAMGSIVKSGSLPIQHVLSPGEKLKPHQKGLVFAATPASDFICGTLQLAAGMNVHVFTTGRGTPYGLQACPVVKVATRTDLAKRWHDLMDLNAGRVADGDISIEEGGWELFKLLLDVASGRKTWAEHWKLHNALVLFNPAPIT from the coding sequence ATGCACCCCGCCGATAACGTTGCCATTGTTGTCACAGCGGGTGGTTTGAAGGCGGGCGATCAGGTTCAAAAGGGCCTGAGTACCGATGCGTTGGTATTGCTGAATGCCATACCCCAAGGTCACAAAGTTGCCTTGGTCGATATTGCGGCGGGTCAAGCTGTGCTGCGATACAACGTCAATGTGGGTATCGCCAAAGTCGACATTCCTGCTGGCAGCTGGGTGCACGAGCGTTTGCTTGACATGCCTGCTGCAAGAGACTTCCAAAATTTGCCCATGGCCTCAGCGCCGCAGCCTTCCTTAGAGCCATTAACGGGATACACCTTCGAGGGCTTTCGCAATGCAGACGGCTCTGTGGGGACACGCAACATCTTGGCCGTCACCACCACCGTGCAGTGTGTGGCAGGTGTGGTGTCCCTGGCCGTGCAAAAAATCAAAGAAGAATTGTTGCCTTTGTACCCCAACGTCGAAGACGTGGTGGGCATTGAGCACACCTACGGTTGCGGTGTGGCCATCGATGCACCAGATGCAGTGATCCCTATTCGCACTTTGCGCAACATCAGCCTCAATCCCAATTTTGGCAATGAAGTGTTTGTCATCAGCCTGGGTTGTGAAAAGTTACCACCACAGCGCCTTTTGCCTCCAGGCAGTTTTCCGCTGGTTGATGAGCGCACTAAATCAGATGGGCCCGATACCATTTGCCTCCAAGATGATCAACACGTTGGCTTCATGTCGATGTTGCAACACATCACAGAGGGCGCCAAGCCACACTTAGAACGCCTCAATGCCCGACGCCGTGAAACCGTACCCGCCAGCGAATTGGTGGTGGGTGTGCAATGCGGCGGCAGTGATGCCTTTTCGGGCGTGACCGCCAACCCCATCGTCGGCTTTGCTGCTGATTTGTTGGTGCGAGCAGGTGCCACCATCATGTTCAGCGAAAACACTGAGGTACGCGATGCGGTAGAGCAGTTGACTTCGCGAGCCAAAACAACAGAAGTGGCACAAAGCATTGTGCGAGAACTCGATTGGTACGACCGCTATCTAGAGCGTGGCCAAGCCGATCGCAGCGCCAACACAACGCCTGGCAACAAAGCGGGCGGCTTGTCCAACATTGTTGAAAAAGCCATGGGCTCGATTGTGAAGAGTGGCAGCTTGCCCATTCAGCATGTTTTGTCACCTGGCGAGAAGCTCAAACCTCATCAAAAGGGCTTGGTCTTTGCGGCAACGCCTGCCAGTGATTTCATTTGCGGAACGCTTCAGTTGGCGGCGGGTATGAACGTCCATGTGTTCACCACCGGACGCGGTACGCCATATGGCTTGCAGGCTTGCCCTGTGGTCAAAGTTGCCACACGCACAGACTTGGCCAAGCGCTGGCACGACCTCATGGATTTAAATGCGGGCCGTGTGGCCGATGGCGACATCAGCATTGAAGAGGGCGGCTGGGAGCTGTTCAAGCTACTGCTCGATGTGGCCAGTGGTCGCAAAACATGGGCCGAGCATTGGAAGTTGCACAACGCCTTGGTGCTCTTCAATCCAGCCCCCATTACCTAA
- a CDS encoding haloalkane dehalogenase, with amino-acid sequence MRQLPVVQDFLRTPEERFQNLPDFPYQPHYTLIGGLRVAHIDEGPRDGPVVLLMHGEPAWSFLYRKMIPVLVSAGFRVVVPDQVGFGRTDKPVHRSDYTYHNHVQWMSAWLETQNLSGITLFCQDWGSLIGLRMVAEMPERFDRIALSNGGLPTGKEKIPTAFHIWRAFAMYSPWFPIGKIVRAGCAQGLSDDAVAAYDAPYPSSRYKVGARVFPTLVPIDPSNPAREANERAWDMYKAWKKPFITLFSTRDPVTKGGEKIWQKFVPGAAGQNHTQIRGAGHFVQEDKGAEVAQALVDFIRAN; translated from the coding sequence ATGCGTCAACTCCCCGTCGTTCAAGACTTTCTTCGCACACCCGAAGAACGCTTTCAAAACCTGCCGGACTTTCCCTACCAACCCCACTACACACTCATTGGCGGCTTGCGAGTGGCGCACATCGATGAAGGCCCACGCGATGGCCCTGTGGTTTTGTTGATGCACGGCGAACCCGCTTGGTCGTTTTTGTATCGCAAGATGATTCCCGTCTTGGTTAGCGCAGGCTTCCGAGTGGTGGTACCTGACCAGGTGGGATTTGGTCGTACCGACAAACCTGTGCACCGCAGTGACTACACCTATCACAACCACGTGCAGTGGATGAGTGCTTGGCTTGAAACGCAAAACCTGAGCGGCATCACTTTATTCTGCCAAGATTGGGGCTCACTGATTGGCTTGCGCATGGTGGCTGAAATGCCCGAGCGATTTGACCGCATTGCCCTCAGCAATGGTGGCTTGCCCACTGGTAAAGAAAAAATTCCCACGGCCTTTCACATTTGGCGAGCTTTCGCTATGTACAGCCCATGGTTTCCCATTGGCAAAATTGTTCGCGCGGGTTGCGCACAGGGGCTGAGCGATGATGCAGTGGCAGCCTACGATGCACCCTACCCCAGCAGCCGCTACAAAGTAGGTGCCAGAGTGTTTCCCACCTTGGTACCCATTGACCCCAGCAATCCCGCCAGAGAAGCCAACGAGCGCGCATGGGACATGTACAAGGCTTGGAAAAAACCTTTTATCACCTTGTTCAGCACCCGCGACCCTGTCACCAAAGGCGGCGAAAAGATTTGGCAAAAATTTGTACCCGGTGCTGCCGGACAAAATCACACCCAAATTCGTGGTGCGGGCCACTTTGTCCAAGAAGACAAAGGCGCTGAAGTCGCCCAAGCTTTGGTGGACTTTATCCGCGCAAACTAA
- a CDS encoding arylsulfatase — MSLICSTRHTWLSIFAAATLAICAPAWAKRPNIVVLLADDWGYSDVGAFGSEINTPHLNQLAQSGTRFSNFHVSASCSPTRSMLLTGVDNHLNGVGNMRETIPQSHVGRAGYLSVLNQRVVTVASLLQDQGYRTYAAGKWHVGKEPHNLPPARGFDRSLVMGDSGSDNWETGKLYLDLTDKVYWYDNGREAQMPKTFYSSEFYVSKTLDYLKTDAKSDKPFFAYLAFQANHIPLQAPQEFIDKYKGRYNAGWDVLRQERRNKAIELGLVPPNTPMAALPATHVAWDSLSPQDKAYQARRMEVYAAMAEAMDFHIGRLMAHLKQTGEYDNTVFVFMSDNGAEASDPYALAVGRWWLDQHYNRDIDRLGSPGAYSIIGPNWARAATAPLNTYKFFAGEGGIRVPLIISGIPAAHKQSVQNSLTHVSDIVPTLLDLAGVQHPGTSYKGQTIYPLTGHSLLPILQGKATRVRGPEEVLGYELSGNRAVFKGDYKLLSNLAPVGDGQWHLYNIATDPGETRDLKDEMPELFQSLQNDYAKWAKANGVLPMPEGYDPIQQVIINSLVFVYWPRYQWHLAGLGVLLLLSGVWLWRRRR, encoded by the coding sequence ATGTCATTGATTTGCAGTACCCGCCACACATGGCTGAGCATTTTCGCCGCCGCAACCCTGGCCATCTGTGCGCCTGCATGGGCGAAACGTCCCAACATTGTGGTTTTATTGGCCGACGATTGGGGCTACAGCGATGTCGGTGCATTTGGCAGTGAAATTAACACGCCGCATTTGAACCAATTGGCGCAATCGGGCACCCGCTTTTCTAACTTTCACGTCAGTGCATCGTGTTCGCCAACGCGCTCAATGTTGTTGACCGGTGTAGACAACCACCTGAATGGCGTGGGCAACATGCGCGAAACCATTCCCCAATCGCATGTGGGACGCGCCGGTTACTTGAGCGTTTTAAACCAACGCGTGGTCACCGTGGCCAGCCTGTTGCAAGACCAAGGCTATCGCACCTACGCGGCAGGCAAATGGCATGTCGGCAAGGAGCCGCACAACTTACCGCCTGCCCGTGGCTTTGATCGCTCCTTGGTGATGGGCGACAGTGGCTCGGACAACTGGGAAACTGGCAAGTTGTATTTGGACTTGACCGACAAGGTGTACTGGTACGACAACGGGCGTGAAGCGCAAATGCCCAAGACTTTTTACTCGTCAGAGTTTTACGTCAGCAAAACCTTGGACTACTTGAAGACGGATGCCAAATCGGACAAACCGTTTTTTGCTTACTTGGCATTCCAAGCCAATCACATTCCGCTTCAAGCGCCCCAAGAGTTCATCGACAAATACAAAGGCCGCTACAACGCAGGTTGGGATGTGTTGCGTCAAGAGCGCCGCAACAAGGCCATCGAGTTGGGCTTGGTGCCGCCCAACACACCCATGGCTGCCTTGCCCGCTACGCATGTCGCTTGGGACTCCCTCAGCCCGCAAGACAAAGCTTACCAAGCACGCCGCATGGAAGTTTATGCCGCCATGGCAGAGGCCATGGACTTTCACATTGGCCGCCTGATGGCGCACTTGAAGCAAACCGGAGAATACGACAACACCGTCTTTGTGTTCATGTCAGACAACGGTGCAGAAGCATCCGATCCCTACGCCTTGGCGGTTGGCCGCTGGTGGCTGGACCAACATTACAACCGCGACATCGATCGGCTTGGTAGTCCAGGCGCTTACAGCATCATTGGCCCCAACTGGGCACGCGCTGCCACAGCACCTTTGAATACGTACAAGTTTTTTGCAGGCGAAGGTGGCATCCGGGTTCCATTAATCATCTCTGGCATCCCTGCCGCCCACAAACAGTCGGTCCAAAACAGCCTGACACACGTCAGCGACATCGTCCCCACCTTGCTTGATTTGGCGGGTGTACAGCACCCCGGCACTTCTTACAAAGGTCAAACCATTTATCCGCTGACGGGTCACAGTTTGCTGCCCATCCTTCAAGGCAAAGCCACACGGGTTCGCGGCCCAGAGGAAGTGTTGGGTTATGAGCTGTCTGGCAATCGCGCCGTCTTTAAAGGTGACTACAAATTGCTGAGCAATTTGGCACCAGTGGGAGATGGCCAATGGCATCTCTACAACATCGCAACGGACCCCGGTGAGACACGGGACTTAAAAGACGAGATGCCAGAGCTGTTCCAAAGCCTGCAAAACGATTACGCCAAATGGGCCAAGGCCAATGGCGTACTGCCGATGCCCGAGGGCTATGACCCGATTCAACAAGTGATCATCAACTCGTTGGTGTTTGTGTACTGGCCACGTTACCAATGGCACCTGGCAGGTTTGGGTGTGTTGCTTTTGCTCAGCGGGGTGTGGCTATGGCGACGCAGGCGTTAA
- a CDS encoding sulfatase-like hydrolase/transferase has product MLKKVSIFLGLVLAALVLAVGGLYAKGGSAEVLLWVVKIFLRHEDAPNREVKWAVPTAPTAIAGNPQAGSERKPPNIILIVADDLGYNDITLNGGGLAKGTVPTPHINSLAQQGANFETSYSGNATCAPSRAAMMTGRYPTRFGFEFTPTPKQFMKVIGHYKGPNQLYDAIYHAEREKDLIPYETMGLPRSEITMAKMLKGQGYRTLHVGKWHLGDATEFRSHVHGFDEALSFQHASSLYLPENDPNVVNSKQEFDIIDRFQWAAGSFGMHFNGGEAFKPKRYVTDYLTDEAEKAIEANRNQPFFLYLAYTAPHTPLQATKEDYEALSHIEDHTLRVYAAMVRNLDRNIGRVLQSLKDKGLDDNTLVIFTSDNGGAHYVGLDGLNKPYRGWKATFFEGGIRVPLFMKWPAGIPKGVKPQLPVNHMDIFTTVAAATGAKLPADRPIDGINLLPQLSKPTDKGPDRTLFWRTDTYRVIRKGDWKLQVAQNPRKDWLFNMVVDPTEKNNLADKEPDRVASMKKELEAFNATQVKPSWPSMAEAAIAIDKNLREKMVPGDEYVYYGN; this is encoded by the coding sequence ATGCTGAAGAAAGTAAGTATTTTTTTAGGATTGGTTCTTGCAGCATTGGTGCTTGCGGTAGGGGGGCTCTACGCCAAAGGCGGTTCAGCCGAAGTCTTGTTGTGGGTGGTCAAAATCTTTTTGCGCCATGAGGACGCCCCCAACAGAGAAGTGAAGTGGGCCGTCCCAACTGCACCGACTGCAATTGCTGGCAATCCTCAAGCCGGTTCCGAAAGAAAACCACCCAACATCATTTTGATTGTGGCCGACGACTTGGGCTACAACGACATCACTCTGAACGGTGGCGGCTTGGCCAAAGGCACAGTGCCTACACCCCATATCAACAGCTTGGCGCAGCAAGGCGCCAATTTTGAAACCAGCTATTCGGGCAATGCCACCTGTGCCCCATCGCGTGCCGCCATGATGACGGGTCGCTATCCCACACGCTTTGGCTTTGAGTTCACGCCTACGCCCAAACAGTTTATGAAAGTGATTGGGCATTACAAAGGCCCCAATCAACTCTACGATGCCATCTACCATGCAGAGCGCGAAAAAGATCTGATCCCTTACGAAACCATGGGTCTGCCGCGTTCCGAAATCACGATGGCCAAGATGCTCAAAGGGCAAGGCTATCGAACTTTGCATGTGGGCAAATGGCATTTGGGCGATGCCACCGAATTTAGATCGCACGTGCATGGCTTTGATGAGGCATTGTCCTTCCAACATGCCAGCTCACTTTACTTGCCTGAGAACGATCCCAATGTGGTGAATTCAAAGCAAGAATTTGACATCATCGACCGCTTTCAATGGGCCGCCGGCAGCTTTGGCATGCACTTCAATGGCGGTGAAGCTTTCAAGCCCAAGCGCTATGTCACCGATTACTTAACCGACGAAGCCGAAAAAGCCATTGAAGCCAATCGCAATCAACCCTTCTTCCTTTACTTGGCATACACCGCACCGCACACGCCTTTGCAAGCCACCAAAGAAGATTACGAAGCCTTGTCACACATTGAGGATCACACGCTGCGTGTGTATGCCGCCATGGTTCGCAACCTGGACCGAAACATTGGCCGGGTTCTTCAATCACTCAAAGACAAAGGTCTTGACGACAACACCTTGGTCATTTTCACAAGTGACAACGGCGGCGCGCATTACGTAGGATTAGATGGATTGAACAAGCCATACCGCGGTTGGAAGGCCACCTTCTTTGAGGGCGGTATTCGCGTGCCCTTGTTCATGAAGTGGCCTGCCGGAATTCCCAAAGGCGTTAAGCCACAACTGCCTGTGAACCACATGGACATTTTCACAACCGTTGCGGCAGCGACAGGTGCAAAGTTACCGGCAGATCGTCCCATCGATGGCATCAATTTGTTGCCGCAGCTGAGCAAGCCTACCGACAAAGGACCCGACCGTACGCTGTTCTGGCGAACAGACACTTACCGAGTGATTCGAAAGGGTGACTGGAAACTGCAAGTAGCGCAGAACCCCCGCAAGGATTGGTTGTTCAACATGGTCGTCGATCCCACCGAGAAAAATAACCTGGCCGACAAAGAGCCAGACCGAGTGGCCAGCATGAAGAAGGAACTTGAAGCCTTCAATGCCACGCAAGTGAAGCCCAGCTGGCCCTCCATGGCGGAAGCAGCCATTGCCATCGATAAAAACCTGCGCGAAAAAATGGTGCCAGGCGACGAGTACGTGTACTACGGCAACTGA
- a CDS encoding Bug family tripartite tricarboxylate transporter substrate binding protein, producing the protein MIKNSWVALASAAAMLLSGMAIAQPAANFPSKPIKIVVPFPAGGTSDVLARIFGQKITENWGQPVVVENRPGASGNLGADQVAKSAPDGYTLVLMDVGNLVISPALFKLPFNVINDFAPVAMVAYSPHLLAVSTKVPANTPAELVAYAKAQKGKLNYAVAAGMGSASHLAGVMYAQRNGIEWGYVPYKGGAQAITDLVGGQVDVMFNGMVATYPHVKAGKIKLIAVSGLTRNAQMPDTPTVAESLPGFLTGSFQGLLAPAGTPKPIIDKLHAEIKRIAALPDVKERLVTLGAEPSGMTPEQFAQWVKTEIPAMAKIVKDEKITVE; encoded by the coding sequence ATGATTAAAAATTCTTGGGTTGCATTAGCCTCTGCGGCGGCAATGCTGCTTAGCGGAATGGCCATTGCACAACCCGCTGCCAATTTCCCCTCCAAACCCATCAAAATTGTGGTCCCCTTTCCTGCAGGCGGTACCTCCGATGTGTTGGCCCGAATCTTTGGTCAAAAAATCACAGAAAACTGGGGGCAGCCTGTGGTGGTTGAGAACCGTCCCGGTGCCAGCGGCAACTTGGGCGCAGACCAAGTTGCCAAGTCTGCACCCGATGGTTACACCTTGGTCTTGATGGATGTGGGTAACTTGGTGATCAGTCCAGCCTTGTTCAAATTGCCTTTCAATGTCATCAACGATTTTGCGCCAGTGGCCATGGTGGCTTACTCACCACACTTGTTGGCAGTGAGCACCAAAGTGCCTGCCAATACACCTGCTGAGTTGGTGGCCTATGCCAAAGCGCAAAAAGGCAAACTGAATTACGCCGTGGCAGCGGGCATGGGCAGTGCGTCGCATTTGGCAGGTGTGATGTACGCACAGCGCAATGGCATTGAGTGGGGCTATGTACCTTATAAAGGCGGCGCCCAAGCCATCACCGATTTGGTCGGTGGCCAAGTGGATGTGATGTTCAATGGCATGGTGGCAACTTACCCGCATGTCAAAGCCGGCAAGATCAAACTGATTGCGGTGTCGGGTCTCACGCGCAACGCACAAATGCCAGACACCCCCACGGTGGCTGAATCGTTGCCGGGTTTCTTAACCGGTAGCTTTCAGGGCTTGTTGGCGCCCGCTGGTACCCCCAAGCCCATCATCGACAAGCTGCATGCAGAAATTAAGCGCATTGCTGCTTTGCCCGATGTCAAAGAACGCTTGGTGACTTTGGGAGCTGAGCCCTCCGGAATGACGCCCGAGCAATTTGCGCAGTGGGTGAAAACAGAAATTCCAGCCATGGCCAAAATTGTGAAAGATGAGAAGATCACAGTTGAATAA
- a CDS encoding FadR/GntR family transcriptional regulator, with protein MTFTIATLEEPRKARSLGLDLVDKLTADMRMGRLQAGEKLPSEAEIMKQFGVSRTVVREALSKLQAAQLVETRHGIGTFVLPQNSAPAFQISPHQLGTLHEVIALLEFRISIETEASALAAQRRNAENLAAMQDAMEAFANAIEAGRDAVQADFRFHQEIAHATHNKHFQDLMHSLGTGAIPRGRLQNTLPVDANRLAYLRRVHQEHDSIFNAIAAQDPEAARAAMRTHLSNSRDRLKKSARLSN; from the coding sequence ATGACCTTCACAATCGCCACCTTAGAAGAGCCTCGCAAAGCACGCAGCCTTGGCCTAGATCTGGTTGACAAACTCACAGCAGACATGCGAATGGGTCGCCTTCAAGCAGGCGAAAAATTACCCAGTGAGGCAGAAATCATGAAGCAGTTTGGCGTCAGCCGAACAGTGGTGCGTGAAGCCTTGTCCAAGCTTCAAGCCGCACAGTTGGTTGAAACCCGTCACGGCATTGGTACATTTGTCTTGCCACAAAACAGCGCGCCAGCATTTCAAATTAGCCCACATCAACTTGGCACTTTGCATGAAGTGATTGCCTTGCTAGAGTTCCGTATCAGCATTGAAACAGAGGCTTCTGCTTTGGCCGCTCAGAGGCGAAATGCTGAAAATTTGGCAGCAATGCAAGATGCCATGGAGGCATTTGCCAATGCCATTGAAGCGGGCCGTGATGCTGTCCAGGCCGATTTCAGATTTCACCAAGAAATTGCGCACGCTACGCACAACAAACATTTTCAAGACCTGATGCACTCCCTTGGAACAGGTGCCATTCCACGCGGTAGGTTGCAAAATACTTTGCCCGTAGACGCCAATCGTCTGGCCTACTTGCGACGTGTGCATCAAGAGCACGATAGCATTTTCAACGCTATTGCGGCGCAAGACCCAGAAGCAGCCCGCGCCGCCATGCGTACACATTTGTCTAACAGCCGCGATCGCTTGAAGAAAAGTGCGCGACTGTCAAACTGA
- a CDS encoding SDR family oxidoreductase, which translates to MTKTILITGAGTGIGKDTAFALAQRGHRVLATTQTEAQALNLKQAANEQGLLLEAFKLDITLKEDQALLAQHHVDVLINNAAMGESGSLAEVDMQRVRQLFEVNLFATLELTQVALRQMIERESGTVLFISSIAGRVPMPFLMPYSMSKFALSAAAAGLRAEMDQLKKNIHITVIEPGAIHTGFNQAMTDSKYAWMGPSSYFAHQAEAMKKQERITFNWLEAKTTRSIVNAIVKASEAKRPRLRYVAPWIQGFGVRLARILGV; encoded by the coding sequence ATGACTAAAACCATTCTGATTACCGGCGCAGGCACAGGCATTGGCAAAGACACGGCTTTTGCTCTGGCTCAAAGAGGCCACCGGGTATTGGCCACCACGCAAACTGAGGCGCAAGCTTTGAACTTGAAGCAGGCTGCCAACGAACAAGGCCTTCTTTTAGAAGCTTTCAAACTGGACATCACCTTGAAAGAGGACCAGGCATTGCTTGCACAACACCACGTCGATGTGCTGATCAACAACGCCGCTATGGGTGAATCGGGCTCTTTGGCAGAAGTGGACATGCAGCGCGTGCGTCAATTGTTTGAAGTTAATTTGTTTGCCACTTTAGAGCTCACGCAAGTGGCTTTGCGTCAGATGATTGAACGCGAAAGCGGCACTGTCTTGTTCATCAGTTCCATTGCGGGACGAGTGCCCATGCCCTTTTTGATGCCCTACAGCATGAGCAAGTTTGCGTTGTCTGCCGCAGCGGCTGGCCTGCGCGCCGAGATGGACCAACTGAAAAAGAACATTCACATTACCGTGATTGAGCCTGGCGCCATTCACACCGGCTTTAACCAAGCCATGACCGACAGCAAGTACGCATGGATGGGGCCCTCGTCTTATTTTGCGCACCAAGCTGAAGCCATGAAAAAGCAAGAGCGCATCACCTTCAATTGGCTTGAAGCCAAAACCACGCGCAGCATTGTGAATGCCATTGTGAAGGCATCGGAAGCCAAGAGGCCACGTCTGCGGTACGTCGCGCCTTGGATTCAAGGCTTTGGCGTTCGTTTGGCCAGAATTTTGGGAGTTTGA